TCCACGATCCCGCTCACGGGCTGCGCCGGGTGAGCCTGGCAGAGTTCTCGCAAAGCTTCACCGGCGTCGCGGTGGAGTTCTGGCCGGACAGCGGCTTCGAGAAGCAGCAAGCGCCGCCGCGGATCAAGTTGCTGGGCATGCTGGGCAAAGTCACCGGGCTCTACCGCTCGCTGGCTCAGGTTCTGTTGCTGGCCGGCGCGCTCGAGGTGTTCTCGTTGGTCAGCCCGTTCTTCCTGCAATGGACGATCGACAACGTCATCGTCAGCGCAGATCGCGACCTGCTCAGCACCCTGGTCATAGGCTTCGGCCTGCTGCTACTGATGCAACAGGCGGTCAGTGGGGTGCGCGCCTGGGTCATGATGCACATGAGCACCCTGCTCGGCGTGCAGTGGCAGGCCAACGTATTCAGCCACCTGCTGCGCCTGCCCATCCAGTATTTCGAGAAGCGCCATCTGGGCGACGTGGTTTCGCGCTTCGGCGCGGTGGGCAACATCCAGCAGACCCTCACTGCAGCCTTTCTCTCAGCCGTGCTGGACGGTCTGATGACCGCCGCCACCCTGGGCATGATGCTGCTCTACAGCCCGCCGCTGGCGGCCATTGCTCTTGCCTCCATGAGTCTCTATGCCCTGGGCCGCTGGATCTGGTACCGCCCGCTGCGCAATGCCACCGAAGAGCAGATCGTGCATGCCGCACGCCAGCAGAGCCACTTCCTGGAAACAGTGCGCGGCATCCGTCCATTGAAGCTGTTCCAACGCCAGGACGAGCGCCGCGCGGTGTGGCTCGGCCTGCTGGTGGAGCAGATCAACGCCGGCCTGCGCACGCAGAAACTGCAACTGATCTATCAACAGATGAATGGCCTGCTGTTCGGCGTGGAAAACCTGCTAGTGATCTGGCTCGGTGCGACCATGGTGATGGACGGCCAGTTCAGCGTCGGCGTACTGATGGCCTTCAACGCCTACAAGTCGCAGTTCGATGACCGCGTCGGCAGCCTGATAGACAAGTTCTTCGAACTGCGCATGCTGCAACTGCAAGGCGAGCGCCTGGCCGATATCGTCCTTCAGCCCGCGGAAAACAACCACGGCAATGTGGACCTGGACAGCCTCGACGAACGCGAAGCGGGCATCGAGATACAGGGCCTGCGCTACCGTTACTCGGACCAGGAGCCGTGGGTGCTCGACGGCGTCGACCTACGGATCGGCGCAGGTGAATCAGTGGCCATCGTAGGCCCTTCGGGCTGCGGCAAGAGCACCCTGTTCAACGTTCTGCTCGGCATCCTGCCGGCCAATGAAGGGCAGGTTCGCGTGGCCGGACTGGAACTCTCGCAACTGGGCCTGGACGGGCTGCGCGAGTTGGTTGCCACGGTCTTGCAGGACGATGTGCTGTTTGCCGGCTCGCTCAGCGAAAACATCGGTTTCTTCGACCCGCAGGTGGACATGCCGTGGCTGATCCAATGCGCGCAGATGGCCGCTATCCATGACGACATCCAGGCCATGCCGATGGGCTACAACACCCTGGTCGGCGAGATGGGCACGGTGCTTTCCGGTGGCCAGAAACAGCGGGTCATGCTGGCCCGGGCGTTGTACAAGAAACCGAAAGTCCTCTTTCTCGACGAGGCGACGAGCCACCTCGATGTCCATTGCGAACAGCGGGTGAATGCCGCCATCCGTGCGCTGCGCATCACCCGCATCATGGTCGCCCACCGTCCAGAGACCATTGCCTCTGCGGATCGGGTCGTGGTCCTCGGCCAAGGCAAGATAGTGCTGGACGAAACCGCCGAGAGCCTGGCCGAACGCCAGGCCATGACTACGCAAGGGCAAGCCTGATGCGTGCGCCGGCCTGCCTGCTGCTCTGCCTCCTGGGCAGCGCCTCTTTTGCCACCGCCGAACCGGACGTATTTGGCACTGCCAAGCATGTCGTGTACGACCTTGGGACCGATGGCCAGCCATGCGTCTCCGGGTCGTTGCCGGCCGAACTGACCCTGGCGCAAGCCATTGAACGAATGCTCTGTCACGACCCGCAGACCCGTCTGGCCTGGGCCAATGCCAAGGTGCAGGCCGCGCAAGTCGGGATCGCCCGCTCGGCCTTCCTGCCGCGCCTCGACGGACGCCTGGAAAGCAGCCGGAACGATACCCGAATCGATTACCGAGACCTCCCCGGACAATCTATCGACGGTCAGCGCCGGCGCCGCGGCGGCAATCTCGAACTGAGTTGGGTACTGTTTGACTTCGGTCGGCGCAGCGCCACCCTGAACAACGCCCAGCAGCTCTTGCTGGCAGCCATCGCCAGCCAGGAGATGACGCTGCAGAACGGCTTCGCCCTCGCCGCCCAGGCCTACTACGATGCCCTCGCCGCGCAACGCAGCCTGACGGCCTCGCGACAGGTGACGGCACTGGCGGAACAAAATCTCGAAGCCGCCGATGCCAAGTACAGGGCCGGCGTCGCCGCGCTTTCCGATCGCTTGCAGGCGCAAACCGCCTTGTCCGAGGCGAACCTGCGCCAGGTCCGTGTTGAGGGAACCCTGCGCAGCGCCCTTGGCGTCATCGCGCTACGCATGGGCCAACCGCCAGACATGCCTCTGCGCCTGGTCAGCGATCTGGAAACCCTACCCGATACCGGTTTCGTCAAGGCCATCGACGAGCTGCTTGCCGAGGCCCGACGCGAACATCCGGCATTGCTTGCCGCCCAGGCGCGGCTGCAAGCCGCGGGGGCCGCAGTGACGGAAAGCCGCGCGATGGGCCGACCGAGCCTGGCGCTGACTGCCAACCTGGCACGCAATCATAACGATCAATCGCGGGCGCTCAATGGCGATACCCGCGAGTACGATCGCAGCATCGGCCTGCAACTGAAGATCCCCTTGTTCGAAGGCTTTGAGCGTAACTATCAGGTGCGAAACGCCCTGGCCCGCCAGGAGGCCAGCCGGCTGGAGTTGGCCGATACCGAGCAGCAAGTATCGCTGGAAGTCTGGAGCAACTACCAGTCACTGAGCACGGAAACCCGCAGCCTGAGGCGCACCCGCGAGCTGGTCGAACAGTCGCGACAGAGTCTGGAGGTGGTGCAGGGGCGCTATCGCTCGGGGGTCGGCAGCATGATCGAACTGCTGAACACCCTGACCGCCTACGCCAGTGCCGAGGAGCAACATATCCAGGCCCTCGGCAACTGGCAGACCTCCCGCCTGCGTTTGGCGGCAAGCCTCGGCCGCCTGGGATTCTGGGCGCTGCCCTGAATGAGCGTGAACCTGAAACCGCTGAAAAGGCGGCACTGCCAGACCGAACGAGCAAGGCGCGCCGGGGCTTTTCTGCAGGCAAAAAAAAATCCGAAAATCCTCACTTTCGTGGGCCTTTCGGATTTCAAATACTGCTGAAAATGGTGGGTCGTGTAGGATTCGAACCTACGACCAATTGGTTAAAAGCCAACTGCTCTACCAACTGAGCTAACGACCCGCTGTGTGGTGGCGCGTATAATACTGATTTCTAAAAGGAATTCAACACTTCATATGAAAAAAATCAAAAATAAGGTGTTGGATCGCTGACGCCCGCCGCAGCAAAACCTTCTGCGCGCAAACGGCAACTGTCGCACTTGCCACATGCACGACCGTTGTCATCGGCCTGATAGCAGGAAACGGTCAGGCTGTAATCCACCCCAAGCTTGACGCCCGCCTTGACGATATCGGCCTTGCTCAGGTTCTGCAGCGGAGCCTGGATACGGAACCCCTGCCCCTCTACCCCGGCCTTTGTCGCCAGATTGGCCATGCGCTCGAACGCTTCGACAAACTCTTGGCGACAATCCGGATACCCCGAGTAGTCCACCGCGTTGACGCCGATGAAGATATCCCGCGCGCCCAGCACTTCCGCCCAGCCCAGCGCCAGGGACAGGAACACGGTGTTACGCGCGGGCACGTAGGTGACCGGGATCCCTTCGCTCGGTGCCTCAGGCACGTCGATGGAGCTGTCGGTCAGCGCGGAGCCGCCAATACCGTTCAGGTTGAGGCCGATCACTTTGTGTTCGACCACGCCCAGGTCGCGCGCGACCCGCTCGGCCGCTTGCAATTCGGCGCGGTGACGCTGGCCGTAGTCGAAGCTCATGGTGTAGCAGCGGTAACCTTCGGCCTGCGCCATGGCAACCACCGTGGCCGAATCGAGGCCACCGGACAGCAGGATCACCGCGCGTTTTTCGGTGGAAACTTGGTTCTGTGCGTGTTCAGTCATATCAGCGCCCCGGCTCGTCATTCCAAAGATATTTATGCAGCTGCAATTGCAGGCGCACCGGCAGGTTGTCCGCAACGATCCAGTCGGCCAGATCGCGGGCATTCAGGTCATGATGGCTCGGCGAGAACAGCACCTCCCCCGCCCGCCGCTCCAGACCGTACTGGATCAGCTTGGAAACCGCCCAGTCATAGTCCTCACGGGAACAGATGACAAACTTGACCTGGTCATTGGCTGTCAGCAGCTCGATGTTCTCGTAGCGATTGCGCTGGGCTTCTTGCGAGCCGGGGGTCTTCAGGTCGAGCACCCGGCTGACACGCGGGTCGACCGCGGAAATGTCCAGCGCTCCGCTGGTTTCCAGCGAAACCTCATAACCGGCGTCGCACAGCTGCTTGAGCAGGGGAATGGCGTTAGGTTGCGCCAGCGGCTCGCCGCCGGTCACGCAGACGTAACGCGGGCGGAAATCGGCAACCTGTTCGAGCAGGCTTTCAAGGGTGCGCAGGGTGCCGCCGCTGAACGCGTAGGCACTGTCGCAGTATTGGCAACGCAGCGGACAACCGGTCAGGCGCACAAAAACCGTGGGCAGGCCGGCAGTCCGAGTTTCACCCTGCAACGAGTAGAAAACTTCGGTAATTCTCAATGTGTCTTGCATAGTCGCCACGGGCGTAACAGCTAAACAGGCTGTCCGCCTCCGTCAGGCACCTCGAGGAATCCCGCAAACACGGTAATCCCAGGAAGCGTGTTTCATAAAAAGGGCATGGATTCTAACGAAAAAACCCGCGACAAGCGCGGGTTTCTTCAAAACAGCTCAAACTCGATTACATGCGTTGCAGATCGCGCTGGGCCAACTGGGCAGCGGAAGTGCCCGGATATTGCGCCACGACCTGCTGCAGAATGCCTTTGACCTTGTCTGCATGGCCCAGGCGACGTTCCACGTCAGCCAGCTTGTACAGCGAGTCCGGCACCTTGGCATGCTTCGGATACAGCTGGGAAACCTTGGCAAATGCCTGGCCAGCGCCTTGCAGGTCGCCCTTGGCCAGGTTCACTTCGCCCAACCAGTACTGGGCATTGCCCGCATACTGGCTGTTCGGGTATTTACGCAGGAAAGCGGCAAACGCCTGACTGGCCTTGTCGAAATCCTTGGCCTTGATCAGGTCGAAGGCTGCGTCGTAATACAGCTTTTCCTTCGCCGGATCGCCCGGTTCACTACTGGCCGCTGGAGCTTGCGAGGCAGCTCCGGCAGCCGCACCGGCGGCACCTACATCACCACCGGCGGAAGAATTCTCAGGAGTCGCGGCAGGTGCACCGCCCGCTCCAATGCGCCGATCAAGATCCTGGTAACGTTCCAGGCTTTCCTGTTTCATCCGCGCAACATCGTTTTGCAACACTTCGATCACACCTTGTTGCCGCGCAATCTGCTCCTGCATTTGCTGCAGTTGCTGGAACAGCTCGCCCTGTGCCGAGACAGGGGTCGAAACCCCTCCCCCGGCATAGGCGCCGTTCGTGCCATAACCCGCTGGCGGATAACTGCCCCCGCTATTGTTATAGCCCGAGTTGTTATCGACCACAGGAACCGCAGCCCACACCGAAAGCGGCGCGAGGCTGAGAGCCAAGACAGTTAGAGCACGACGGCACGTTCGCATGACGAATTACTTACGCAGTTCGACGCGACGGTTTTGAGCCCAGGACTGCTCGTCGTTGCCGGTAGCAACTGGACGCTCTTCGCCGTAGGAAACCAGTTCCAGCTGAGCTGGGGAAACACCTTGCAGAACCAGGTAGCGTTGAACGGCTTTCGCACGACGCTCGCCCAGTGCCATGTTGTACTCACGAGTACCACGTTCGTCGGTGTTGCCTTCCAGAACAACGCGAGCGCCGTTTGCTTTCAGGTCTTTGGCGTGAACGTCCAGAGCGCGCATGGCTTCTGGCTTCAGGTCCGAGCTGTCGTATTCGAAGTAGAAGGTGGTGATTGCGCGCAGAGCAGCTTCTTCGCTCAGGGAGCCGTCAACTGCACCGGTGTTAGCGCCGTAACCAGCGTTTGGATCGACAGCGCCTTCACCAGCGTTGTCACCGCCCTTGGAGGAGCAACCTACAGCTACGGCCATGGCCAGAGCCAGCGCAGCAAACTTACCAAACTTCAGCATTTCCATCGTGAAACTCCTAATGAACCCCAGTGTGTTAAGTAAAACGTAAAGCGCCGCGTCAGTTCAGGTAAGGGGACCAGGACGGTTCTCTGACTTCGCCTTGAGCGGTAGGAAGCGGGAGCCTCACGCGTCCATTGATGGACACGAGCATCAAGACTCCCCGGCCCTGCTGGCGGGTGGCGTAGATTACCATGGTGCCGTTGGGCGCAACAGTAGGCGACTCATCAAGTGTGCTGTCGGTAAGGATTTTCACATTACCGCGCTGCAGGTCCTGAGCCGCTACCTTGAAGTTGGTGAAACCATCCTGGCGATGAATCATGACCAGGGTCTTCTCGTCCGCAGACAGTTTCGGGTTGGCGTTGTAGTTGCCCACGAACGTCACGCGTTCGGCACCGCCACCACCAGCACTGGTCTTGTAGATCTGTGGCTTGCCGCCGCGGTCCGAGGTGAAGTAGATGGTCGAGCCATCCTTGCCCCAGAACGGTTCGGTGTTGATGCCGGGACCTGCGGTCACACGCGAGATCTGGCGCGAACCCAGGTTCATCACATAGATGTCGGGGTTACCGTCCTTGGACAGCACGAACGCCAGGCGCTGGCCGTCCGGCGACCAGGCAGGCGCGCCGTTCAGGCCTTCGAAGTTGGTGATCTGCTCGCGACGGCCAGTGTCGATGTGTTGCACGAAGATGCGCGGGCGCTTCTGCTCGAACGACACATAGGCAATACGCTTGCCATCCGGCGCGAAGCGTGGCGACAGGATCGGCTCGCGGGATTGCAGCAGGGTCACCGCACGCGCGCCGTCGTAGTCGGAGCGCTGCAGGGTATAACGGGTGTTCTTCTCGGAGAAACGCTCTGCCGTGACGTACAGCATGCGAGTCGAGAAGGCGCCCTTGATACCCGTCAGTTTCTCGAACGACTGGTCGGAAATGTAGTGAGCCATGTCACGCAGCTGGTCGACGCTGCCCGAAACGCTGCCGGTCAGCACTTGCTGCTCGGTGGCGACGTTGAACAG
This portion of the Pseudomonas sp. MRSN 12121 genome encodes:
- the pal gene encoding peptidoglycan-associated lipoprotein Pal; translated protein: MEMLKFGKFAALALAMAVAVGCSSKGGDNAGEGAVDPNAGYGANTGAVDGSLSEEAALRAITTFYFEYDSSDLKPEAMRALDVHAKDLKANGARVVLEGNTDERGTREYNMALGERRAKAVQRYLVLQGVSPAQLELVSYGEERPVATGNDEQSWAQNRRVELRK
- the queC gene encoding 7-cyano-7-deazaguanine synthase QueC translates to MTEHAQNQVSTEKRAVILLSGGLDSATVVAMAQAEGYRCYTMSFDYGQRHRAELQAAERVARDLGVVEHKVIGLNLNGIGGSALTDSSIDVPEAPSEGIPVTYVPARNTVFLSLALGWAEVLGARDIFIGVNAVDYSGYPDCRQEFVEAFERMANLATKAGVEGQGFRIQAPLQNLSKADIVKAGVKLGVDYSLTVSCYQADDNGRACGKCDSCRLRAEGFAAAGVSDPTPYF
- the queE gene encoding 7-carboxy-7-deazaguanine synthase QueE, translated to MQDTLRITEVFYSLQGETRTAGLPTVFVRLTGCPLRCQYCDSAYAFSGGTLRTLESLLEQVADFRPRYVCVTGGEPLAQPNAIPLLKQLCDAGYEVSLETSGALDISAVDPRVSRVLDLKTPGSQEAQRNRYENIELLTANDQVKFVICSREDYDWAVSKLIQYGLERRAGEVLFSPSHHDLNARDLADWIVADNLPVRLQLQLHKYLWNDEPGR
- a CDS encoding peptidase domain-containing ABC transporter, whose product is MVFLDNLALRLTRRLPLILQTEATECGLACLAMIAGYHGYHTNLMELRRRFSVSLKGIALKQLIQTAHRLQLGTRAVKLDLGDLGKLKLPCVLHWNFNHFVVLKAIDARGALLHDPAHGLRRVSLAEFSQSFTGVAVEFWPDSGFEKQQAPPRIKLLGMLGKVTGLYRSLAQVLLLAGALEVFSLVSPFFLQWTIDNVIVSADRDLLSTLVIGFGLLLLMQQAVSGVRAWVMMHMSTLLGVQWQANVFSHLLRLPIQYFEKRHLGDVVSRFGAVGNIQQTLTAAFLSAVLDGLMTAATLGMMLLYSPPLAAIALASMSLYALGRWIWYRPLRNATEEQIVHAARQQSHFLETVRGIRPLKLFQRQDERRAVWLGLLVEQINAGLRTQKLQLIYQQMNGLLFGVENLLVIWLGATMVMDGQFSVGVLMAFNAYKSQFDDRVGSLIDKFFELRMLQLQGERLADIVLQPAENNHGNVDLDSLDEREAGIEIQGLRYRYSDQEPWVLDGVDLRIGAGESVAIVGPSGCGKSTLFNVLLGILPANEGQVRVAGLELSQLGLDGLRELVATVLQDDVLFAGSLSENIGFFDPQVDMPWLIQCAQMAAIHDDIQAMPMGYNTLVGEMGTVLSGGQKQRVMLARALYKKPKVLFLDEATSHLDVHCEQRVNAAIRALRITRIMVAHRPETIASADRVVVLGQGKIVLDETAESLAERQAMTTQGQA
- a CDS encoding TolC family protein is translated as MRAPACLLLCLLGSASFATAEPDVFGTAKHVVYDLGTDGQPCVSGSLPAELTLAQAIERMLCHDPQTRLAWANAKVQAAQVGIARSAFLPRLDGRLESSRNDTRIDYRDLPGQSIDGQRRRRGGNLELSWVLFDFGRRSATLNNAQQLLLAAIASQEMTLQNGFALAAQAYYDALAAQRSLTASRQVTALAEQNLEAADAKYRAGVAALSDRLQAQTALSEANLRQVRVEGTLRSALGVIALRMGQPPDMPLRLVSDLETLPDTGFVKAIDELLAEARREHPALLAAQARLQAAGAAVTESRAMGRPSLALTANLARNHNDQSRALNGDTREYDRSIGLQLKIPLFEGFERNYQVRNALARQEASRLELADTEQQVSLEVWSNYQSLSTETRSLRRTRELVEQSRQSLEVVQGRYRSGVGSMIELLNTLTAYASAEEQHIQALGNWQTSRLRLAASLGRLGFWALP
- the tolB gene encoding Tol-Pal system beta propeller repeat protein TolB produces the protein MAGIATADEKNILVTSGSDRATPIAVVPFGWQGGSVLPDDMAEIIGNDLRNSGYYSPIPKQNMISLPTQASEVIYRDWKALGAQYIMVGSIVPAGGRLQVQYALFNVATEQQVLTGSVSGSVDQLRDMAHYISDQSFEKLTGIKGAFSTRMLYVTAERFSEKNTRYTLQRSDYDGARAVTLLQSREPILSPRFAPDGKRIAYVSFEQKRPRIFVQHIDTGRREQITNFEGLNGAPAWSPDGQRLAFVLSKDGNPDIYVMNLGSRQISRVTAGPGINTEPFWGKDGSTIYFTSDRGGKPQIYKTSAGGGGAERVTFVGNYNANPKLSADEKTLVMIHRQDGFTNFKVAAQDLQRGNVKILTDSTLDESPTVAPNGTMVIYATRQQGRGVLMLVSINGRVRLPLPTAQGEVREPSWSPYLN
- the ybgF gene encoding tol-pal system protein YbgF: MRTCRRALTVLALSLAPLSVWAAVPVVDNNSGYNNSGGSYPPAGYGTNGAYAGGGVSTPVSAQGELFQQLQQMQEQIARQQGVIEVLQNDVARMKQESLERYQDLDRRIGAGGAPAATPENSSAGGDVGAAGAAAGAASQAPAASSEPGDPAKEKLYYDAAFDLIKAKDFDKASQAFAAFLRKYPNSQYAGNAQYWLGEVNLAKGDLQGAGQAFAKVSQLYPKHAKVPDSLYKLADVERRLGHADKVKGILQQVVAQYPGTSAAQLAQRDLQRM